One segment of Stappia sp. 28M-7 DNA contains the following:
- a CDS encoding YbaN family protein: protein MDQNAPTPGTSWALRLGYRLLGATLVVIGIVGAFLPLLPSTIFFIGATACFARSSPALEAWLLEHPQFGPGIRAWRDERAIRPRAKIAALSGMAFGYAVFLLSAKPTLQLAVFVGVFLMGCATYVASRPSGSEPD from the coding sequence ATGGACCAGAATGCACCCACGCCCGGCACGTCCTGGGCCCTGCGTCTCGGTTACCGGCTGCTCGGTGCAACGCTGGTGGTGATCGGCATCGTCGGCGCGTTCCTGCCCTTGCTCCCTTCCACCATCTTCTTCATCGGCGCCACCGCCTGTTTTGCCCGCTCCTCGCCGGCGCTCGAGGCCTGGCTGCTGGAGCATCCGCAGTTCGGCCCCGGTATCCGCGCCTGGCGCGATGAACGGGCGATCCGCCCGCGTGCCAAGATCGCCGCGCTTAGCGGCATGGCCTTCGGTTATGCGGTCTTTCTGCTGTCGGCGAAGCCGACGCTGCAGCTGGCAGTCTTCGTCGGCGTCTTCCTGATGGGATGCGCGACCTATGTCGCCTCGCGCCCGTCCGGCTCGGAGCCGGACTGA
- a CDS encoding DUF502 domain-containing protein codes for MTRLRNYFLTGLIIAGPLGITAYLTWSIIQWVDGWIKPLIPHVYNPDTYLPIPVPGVGLIVAFLALVVIGFLTANIAGKTLLSYGELLLGRMPVVRNLYSGLKQIFETVLAERSNSFKKAAIIQYPRPGLWAIVFIATDARGEVAHRLDAEGADVTAVFLPTTPNPTSGFLLYVPKSEIIELDMTVEEAAKLVISAGLVSPEYEALAPSLPKMSEPQPAVTDA; via the coding sequence ATGACCCGTTTGCGGAACTATTTCCTGACCGGGCTGATCATTGCCGGTCCGCTCGGCATCACGGCCTATCTGACCTGGTCGATCATCCAGTGGGTGGACGGCTGGATCAAGCCGCTCATCCCGCATGTCTATAATCCGGACACCTATCTTCCGATCCCTGTTCCCGGCGTCGGCCTGATCGTCGCGTTCCTGGCGCTCGTCGTCATCGGCTTCCTGACGGCGAACATCGCCGGCAAGACGTTGCTGTCCTATGGCGAATTGCTGCTGGGCCGCATGCCGGTGGTGCGCAATCTCTACAGTGGCCTGAAGCAGATCTTCGAAACGGTGCTGGCAGAGCGCTCCAACAGTTTCAAGAAGGCCGCGATCATCCAGTATCCGCGCCCGGGCCTGTGGGCGATCGTGTTCATCGCCACGGATGCGCGCGGCGAGGTTGCCCATCGCCTCGATGCGGAAGGGGCGGACGTGACGGCGGTCTTCCTGCCGACCACCCCCAACCCCACCTCCGGCTTTCTGCTCTACGTGCCGAAGAGCGAGATTATCGAGCTGGACATGACGGTCGAGGAAGCGGCGAAGCTGGTGATCTCGGCCGGCCTGGTCAGCCCGGAGTACGAGGCGTTGGCGCCGAGCCTGCCAAAGATGAGCGAGCCGCAACCGGCGGTCACGGACGCCTAA
- a CDS encoding peptidoglycan-binding protein yields the protein MTKRSHAFAGATCADPPLLAASVRGAVWLLMAMTLAFFALLQTQAAAQPLDLGRDRPIVLPERPILCAPPRVMQNGRCVRPDRPVLCPPPRVMRGGRCEMPERPAVCLPPRVMRNGRCVLPAPVICAPPRVMQNGRCIMPPIVCPPPQVRRGNRCVMPERPEVCRPPRVMRAGRCVLPPVVCRPPEVRRGDRCVMPDRPPVCRLPYIYSARERRCILPVPVPPIVTPPACVAPWQYSRSAGGCICPSGYVVDRGECVRRDSQACTFPFVYSSNQNRCVCAQGYRPFGAGCAPERPAPTPQENISWIQACLNSAGYDAGPVDGLTGRRTRDAWASFRKDSDLGTEEAPYTDPETLAKLFAACNPAGENGTGGTEPDTGTGEDTDTGGTDTGDAGEVPSAGPFAAAPALCASGRLYSLLSAEDESLEPCGRSCIPAPEGMSEEELLEQQERQGITWCRSCVTVGALGMLCPAANDDDEAATDEQKPAN from the coding sequence ATGACCAAGAGATCACATGCCTTTGCGGGCGCCACCTGCGCCGACCCGCCACTCCTGGCCGCAAGCGTGAGGGGCGCCGTCTGGTTGCTGATGGCGATGACGCTGGCGTTTTTCGCCCTGCTGCAGACCCAGGCTGCTGCCCAGCCGCTGGACCTTGGTCGCGACAGGCCCATCGTCCTGCCCGAACGGCCAATCCTGTGCGCCCCGCCGCGGGTGATGCAGAACGGCCGCTGCGTGCGTCCCGACCGGCCGGTTCTGTGCCCGCCGCCGCGCGTGATGCGCGGGGGGCGTTGCGAGATGCCTGAGCGTCCCGCCGTCTGCCTGCCGCCGAGGGTCATGCGCAACGGTCGGTGCGTGCTGCCGGCCCCGGTGATCTGCGCACCTCCGCGGGTCATGCAGAACGGCCGCTGCATCATGCCGCCCATCGTCTGCCCGCCGCCGCAGGTCCGCCGCGGCAATCGCTGCGTCATGCCGGAGCGTCCCGAGGTGTGCCGTCCGCCGCGTGTCATGCGCGCAGGCCGCTGCGTGCTGCCCCCTGTTGTCTGCCGCCCGCCGGAAGTGCGCCGCGGCGACCGTTGCGTGATGCCGGACCGCCCGCCGGTCTGCCGTCTGCCCTACATCTACTCCGCCCGCGAGCGCCGCTGCATCCTGCCGGTTCCGGTCCCGCCGATCGTCACCCCGCCGGCCTGCGTCGCTCCCTGGCAGTATTCGCGGTCCGCAGGCGGTTGCATCTGCCCGAGCGGCTATGTGGTCGACCGCGGCGAATGCGTGCGCCGCGACAGCCAGGCCTGCACGTTCCCGTTCGTCTATTCCTCGAACCAGAACCGCTGCGTCTGCGCGCAGGGCTATCGCCCCTTCGGCGCAGGCTGCGCACCGGAGCGTCCGGCACCGACCCCGCAGGAGAACATCTCCTGGATCCAGGCCTGCCTGAACTCGGCCGGTTACGATGCCGGCCCGGTCGACGGCCTGACCGGCCGCCGCACCCGCGATGCCTGGGCCAGCTTCCGTAAGGACAGCGATCTTGGCACCGAGGAAGCTCCGTATACCGACCCCGAGACGCTGGCCAAGCTCTTTGCCGCCTGCAACCCGGCCGGTGAGAACGGAACCGGCGGAACCGAACCCGACACGGGCACCGGCGAGGATACGGATACGGGCGGCACCGACACCGGCGATGCCGGTGAGGTTCCCTCGGCCGGCCCGTTTGCCGCGGCCCCGGCCCTTTGCGCCAGCGGCCGGCTCTACAGCCTGCTCAGCGCGGAGGACGAAAGCCTGGAGCCCTGCGGCCGCAGCTGCATCCCGGCGCCGGAAGGCATGAGCGAGGAGGAACTGCTGGAGCAGCAGGAGCGTCAGGGCATCACCTGGTGCCGCTCCTGCGTCACCGTCGGGGCGCTGGGCATGCTCTGCCCTGCCGCAAACGACGACGATGAGGCTGCAACGGACGAGCAGAAGCCGGCGAACTGA
- the glmS gene encoding glutamine--fructose-6-phosphate transaminase (isomerizing), whose amino-acid sequence MCGIVGILGKQPVASLLVDALKRLEYRGYDSAGVATLDDGRLLRCRAPGKLRNLQEKLERAPLAGLAGIGHTRWATHGAATEANAHPHSAPGVTVVHNGIIENYLELRGELQADGAQLSSDTDTEVVAHMVSRELARGASPRDAVAVTLPKLKGAFALAFLFEGQGDLLIGARRGSPLAIGYGEGEMFLGSDAIALSPFTDRISYLEEGDWVVLTRHSCEIMDASNTPVERPVIASQAVSLTIDKGNYRHFMAKEIHEQPEVIGHTLSRYLDLSKMQTTFANGTSMDFAPLDRLIISACGTAYYAGLVAKYWFERYARLPVDIDVASEFRYREMPIRKGDMALFISQSGETADTLAGLRYCKSQGIKVAAVVNVPESTIAREADLVFPTIAGREIGVASTKAFTCQLAVLASLAVHAGVQRGHLSAGEAAGLVRALAEVPGTVNRALSLEAEVEALAQPLSRARDVLYLGRGTSFPLAMEGALKLKEISYIHAEGYPAGELKHGPIALIDEDVPVIVIAPFDQVFEKTVSNMEEVAARGGKVVLITDEKGAAACGAPTWRTVVVPDVPEFIAPIVFALPVQLLAYHTAVFMGTDVDQPRNLAKSVTVE is encoded by the coding sequence ATGTGCGGAATCGTCGGTATCTTGGGAAAGCAGCCGGTCGCAAGCCTGCTTGTCGATGCGCTGAAGCGGCTGGAATATCGTGGCTACGATTCGGCCGGCGTTGCAACGCTCGATGATGGCCGGCTGCTGCGCTGCCGTGCGCCCGGCAAGCTGCGCAACCTTCAGGAAAAGCTGGAGCGCGCACCGCTCGCCGGCCTTGCCGGCATCGGCCACACCCGGTGGGCGACGCACGGCGCGGCGACCGAGGCCAATGCCCATCCGCATTCGGCGCCGGGCGTGACAGTCGTTCATAACGGCATCATCGAAAATTATCTGGAGCTGCGCGGCGAACTGCAGGCGGATGGTGCGCAACTTTCCAGCGACACGGATACGGAAGTCGTCGCGCATATGGTCTCGCGGGAGCTTGCCCGCGGCGCCAGCCCGCGCGATGCAGTGGCCGTGACGCTGCCCAAGCTCAAGGGAGCATTCGCGCTGGCGTTTCTCTTCGAGGGGCAGGGCGACCTGCTGATCGGCGCAAGGCGCGGATCGCCGCTCGCCATCGGCTATGGCGAGGGCGAGATGTTCCTCGGCTCGGACGCCATCGCACTGTCGCCCTTTACCGACCGCATCTCGTATCTGGAGGAAGGCGACTGGGTGGTCCTCACCCGTCACAGCTGCGAGATCATGGATGCCTCGAATACGCCGGTCGAGCGGCCGGTGATCGCCTCGCAGGCCGTCTCCCTTACCATCGATAAGGGCAACTATCGCCACTTCATGGCCAAGGAGATCCACGAGCAGCCGGAGGTCATCGGCCATACGCTGTCGCGCTATCTCGACCTGTCGAAGATGCAGACGACCTTTGCCAACGGCACGTCGATGGACTTCGCACCGCTTGACCGTCTGATCATCTCCGCTTGCGGGACCGCCTATTACGCGGGTCTCGTGGCGAAGTACTGGTTCGAGCGCTACGCAAGGCTGCCCGTCGACATCGACGTGGCCTCCGAGTTCCGCTACCGCGAAATGCCGATCCGCAAGGGCGACATGGCGCTGTTCATCTCGCAGTCCGGCGAGACGGCGGACACGCTGGCGGGCCTTCGCTACTGCAAGTCGCAGGGCATCAAGGTCGCGGCGGTGGTCAACGTGCCGGAATCGACCATCGCCCGCGAGGCGGATCTCGTGTTCCCGACGATTGCGGGTCGCGAGATCGGCGTTGCCTCGACCAAGGCCTTCACCTGCCAGCTCGCTGTCCTTGCCTCGCTCGCGGTGCATGCGGGTGTGCAGCGTGGCCATCTGTCCGCCGGCGAGGCCGCAGGGCTGGTCCGTGCCCTTGCCGAGGTGCCGGGCACGGTCAATCGCGCGCTGTCGCTCGAGGCCGAGGTGGAAGCGCTGGCGCAGCCGCTGTCGCGGGCCCGCGACGTGCTCTATCTGGGGCGCGGCACCAGCTTCCCGCTTGCCATGGAAGGTGCGCTCAAGCTCAAGGAAATCTCGTACATCCACGCAGAAGGCTATCCGGCCGGAGAGCTGAAGCATGGCCCGATCGCGCTGATCGACGAGGATGTTCCGGTCATCGTCATCGCACCGTTCGACCAGGTGTTCGAGAAGACCGTCTCGAACATGGAGGAAGTTGCGGCACGCGGCGGCAAGGTGGTGCTGATCACCGACGAGAAGGGCGCTGCGGCCTGCGGGGCGCCGACCTGGCGCACGGTCGTCGTGCCGGATGTGCCGGAGTTCATCGCGCCGATCGTCTTCGCCCTGCCGGTGCAGCTGCTGGCCTATCACACCGCCGTCTTCATGGGCACGGATGTGGACCAGCCGCGCAATCTCGCGAAATCCGTGACGGTGGAATAA